Sequence from the Prunus persica cultivar Lovell chromosome G5, Prunus_persica_NCBIv2, whole genome shotgun sequence genome:
GCCAATCAAAAAAAGATCAATCACTCAAATAAAATCGTGAAATTAGTTAAAGCAGGGGAGGAGAATATATAAATCAACTTATAAGATGAAAACTATTCCAATTCAAATGATTACTTTTGGGTTTAATTATTCTAactactttcttttcttttttctatttcttcctctttcctttcctttataattcaaaaataaatagagtCTGGTCTACCCTAGTTAAACTTTTTATCAATTATTTCTCAATggcaattaaaattttaattgtatCCGAAATAAATTTTAGATAGGGCTaggattcttttgttttttattttctcactcTATTTGACTATCAAAACCagtcccataaaccctaatcTATAGCAAAGTACAAGTTAATGTCATGCTGATACTCACAATCCAAGCTCAGATACCTGCTTTACAAAGACCACCAACAGTCCATGCCACCAAGTTGATGGCGAGAAAACAGCGATGGATTCGAAGACAACAAGCAGCTGTCAATGGGAATTTGGGATTTACAGGACCAATATTCCTGCAGCAGCAAGTCCAGTTACAAACATGTTacttctctctctaaaaaaatGTTACTTCAagcaaaaattcaaatcaaaagcACTAGCAGTATAAAGAAGGAACTATTTAAATTTGCACATACAGACCCAACCTGcctcaacaaaacaaacctcCTTCATTTGTTTCATGTCCAACACCCGACGCATTCGCTCTTCCTGCACCAATTTACAGTAATGCTGCCTTGTTCAACAAGCAGTCACCATGAACAATACTAATTAGCTTTCACTAACAAATACATCAAAATTTACATTCATCCAAGTCCagcaacaaacaaacacaaccATTCCAAAATTTTCCTTGATGCTTTGCTAAACCAACAATTTCAAAACATTTATTAGTTCCCTTCTCCAATTTAGTATATATGACATACATAATTAAAAGGCCATCCAATCCAAGAcaatcataaagaaacagatgttcttcttctgttttcttttttcgttttttttttccttcctctttTTGTGGAAAACTCAATCGGCTTCTTGCAAGCCGTCCAAGACAACTGACCCAACTAACAAGCCAGCAGCGCCAGCCCCAAGCGTACCAGCCACCACAGCCTGCACGGCCACCAGCGCCCCCGAGTCATCCGGTATCAGCACGATGGCCGCCACCGCCGCCACCAGAATCGGCAGCGCCGCAGAGGCCAAGGCAGAGGGGGAGAAGCCTGCAGCTTTCTCGAGCAGGCTGAGCAGCCCAAGCTCCTCGGCCTTCGAAAGCAGCCCCAATTTCTCAATCGACGTGAGGGTCAGCCCAAGCTCCTCTGCCTTGGTTAAAAGCCCAGCCTTTTCAACTTTGCTGAGGACCTTCTGCTTCTCCAGCTTCTTGAAGACGTCCACTTCAACTTCCTCCGCCCCTTCGTAGAAGATTCCGGCTCCGTACCACTTCTTCTGCCAGCCTCCGTCGAGCTTGTTCACCTGGGTATTTATGCAATTAACGTTTTCTCAGCAACTAAACAAATGGGTATCTAAAGAATTGCACTCTCTCGGCAGCCAAACAGAAGTAGAATAGAGTGGACGTACCTTCTTTTGGGGTGCCATGGAAACGATAGTTAAAGGTCTTGATTTGGATGCGGAGTTGCAGGGACGGCCAGAGATGGAATGGTAGTGAGGTTTGGAGGAGAGGAAGGTGCTGGTGTGGCTGAGATTTCCATGGATATTACAAGTAGCTGAAGATGTTGCAGTAGAGGCAGCCATGGATGATGTGTCTCGAAGCTCTGgctctctctgtgttttgaGAGTGTCTGTGCTTGTGCACTGCCACGTGGGATgccagagagaaagagaaagagagagaaaggaagaagagggTTTGTTTGTATGTGTACCCAAAATCTAACGTCGCTGTATACCCGCCAATCAAATTTGATGAAAGGTGATAGCTTTATCTTTCCCAAATTccaattaattacaaaagaaatgtttttaattttattccaaaaCAAGATGGACAAATATGGGTGATCCAAGcccaacccatttaataaGGCTATTTAAACTTGAAGCTAAGCCCAAGACTAAGGGTGATCTAAGCCCAGCCCATTTAATAAGGCTACTTACACTTGAAGCTGGGCCCTAGACTAAGCCACTATTTACTTGTCATGGCTTATTATGAAAGAACCGAATTTCtataagagcacttccactgCAGAGTTCAGTCTGGGAAAAAGGGCCCCCAAGTTGAAGAAACCCACTTCATCGCACAAATCCAGCTCAGGTAGATGGTGGGCTTCAAGAAAGACTAGACAGGCCCGAAGGTAAGAATAGTTCGTGCTGTTGCTTGAGGGTGTTGATGTCAGTGAAgaacatttttttataaaaaaatcgaaaaaaattatgaaaaattaccaaaaagtttagaatcttttttttaatacatacctagcaattttttaatattattaatctcatacataaaataaaattaatcccatgtgaatagtaattgcccttaagTTGCCATGACAATAggtggaaaaacaaaaaaattattgctaCTATTCACACGAATAGTGCATGTCCTTACCCTTTGCCATGACACCATAGATGGAAGTTCTCTAATGAGGAGGCTATGTTAAAGAAATGTGTTGACGGATTCAATCCATCTGTCCGATATAATATACAATTGATCATATGACTATTAAAAATAGTCTTATTATAACCCCTGGTTATAACCTATTTTCCACTAGAATGATGTATTCATGGAATGACTTGTTCACTAACCTCATATATTTCGTGGAAATTTATGAAAGTGAAGACAAATaagaagatatatatatgctgTGATCTTATCTTTAGATTTTGTACAcgtcttatttttatttaaaagttaCCTAAGCTCTCTACGACAACCTTTTAAACTGAATATTATATGCCTAGTCCTAGTCTTTGGAGATTGCTAATTGATAATATTTCACTTTCAAATGAACTTCTTCAGATTATCTAATTCTATCACTAACTAGCCATTGGTCTATCTAATGATATTTTTCTCCATTTTAGTCCTAATCTAATTCTATCACATCCTCTTTCATTTTCCTACGCTGCTCTTGTTTTGGCCCTTCTTAGCTCATTAACGTTTAAAGAGAAGATGACTTGATTGTCCTCAATGAAAACCCAAATACATATTTGTCGCTTGAATTTTGTGATAAGTTCTATTCTTATTTCGTAATTAAAAGACAAGAAAAGCATGTGTGGATCCATAGTGTACATGCTCAAAGCATATTCATAAGTGAGTTATAATTTGCAGTCTGAAAAAGTCATCATGCACTCTTTTAAGTGTCGTTTCGCTTTTTCAATAAACAAGTGCATGATGACTTTTTTGGAGTGCAAATAACAGTTTTCGTTCGTAAGTATGATAGTATACTATAGATTTTGGTTTTCAAACACATACAATCTTGAAAATGACAAATTCAACTTGCATCATCCTACCTACATATGATAGAAGAGATTCAGCATAATTATGAAGCTCTCCTCAGTTGTTACTTGAAAAACTTCTAGTTAAACAAATAGGAAACCTTGGCGTCAAAGAAACATAATGGTTGACCGGGCCCAATCAAACATGGCCGTTAACTTTTCGGACCCACTTGTGAATTGTAATATGATGTGTAACTAGGAAAAGGGACGTGGCGATTTATGAGCTGTGTTTTGATGGTTTACGTGGGCATTGTCATCACCGAATTAATAACACTGGCCcgaaaaacgacgacgttAGCAGGTTGGTTATCGAAACTATTGGCAAATTGCCAATTGGTCCTTTGCAGTTGACGAAATACTTGGTCTCGTAAAATTCACACAATCTGTTTGCTCCGATGGAAAACTCAAAGCATCTCACTTTCCCCGGTTGGTATTCAAAAGCGTAGTTCTCATCTTCGTCATCTTGAAGGGGCAACTAAAATTCCTGAAGAAATTGCAGAGAAGGTGCATTCACGTCTCTTTCATTGCAAGTTTCAATCTTGGTTACGGGGATTCTTTGCAATTTCCATGTAGTTAAGCATTTATTATAGCAAAACTATTCgctttttgcattttctgcATATCTTCCTGACCAAGTTCTAGTTTTTTCCCGGCATatctattttgtttattgaattACAATATGGGTATCGGATAATGTAATCTGTGGAATGGTAATAATTGATTTcagataaaaaaaagtttatatttttgggtaaaaagaaataaatgcaGCAAACCCAGATGCCCTTTTTCTTGGTTAAGACGGCAAAGCTCTCTGAGCTGTTAGCTGTCACAATCCCATTTTAGAAATGGTTTGGTCGAATTGTATTCATTTGATCAAATGTctgttcttgttcttttattcTGTATGCCAAACTGTATTGGTTGTATCTTGATGAATACTATGTACTGCTACCCTCGACGATGTTTTTGAGGCTTGTTCTGCAATAAACTAGTTTATctgtataattatatttagGAATTTACAATTTGTGTTTCTGTTGTTCTTTTCTGTTCTTCTTATTGGTTTTTGCATTTAGTTGTGTATAGTTGTACGAAGTCTATGTGGCGGTTTGTTGTTACAGGTCATAGTATTAAGTTCCCCTTGGGTATCTAATCTGTTGACTTTCGATTTTTCCATTGTGCCAGAGTGGTAAAGCCTGAAACTTGTATTAGTATATGCATAGAATGGAAtcataaaaagacaaaaaaaaaaaaattatgagttatttttataatattttactgTGTAAGTTTGTGGACTGTAGCCTTCTTCAAGAGTTTTACAAGTTATCGTCTTTTGAGTCTATATAAATCTCAACTCGTTTGGGTCGTCTCATTCCTATCTTCTTCCCTTTCTCTCTTGTCCGCTCTTCTGTTATACTAACTgtaagtctctctctctctctctctctctctctctctcggagAGAGATACATAGGTGAACAAATAGCTCTGCGGGGTGTATGTGTTCTTGTTCTTGGCTCTTTTGAATCCGTTATGCTTCTAGCAAAAACCTGTTTTTACTTACTTGGAATCTTGGATGGTGTTATGAAAGATCAATTTGAACTTGTGTCCATTTTGCATTCAATCCCGAGTTgtattttctctctgctttgCTTGACATACGAATTTTAAATCACTCTCTTTCATGCCTGCACGCATACAGAGATATAAACAATAGTTTAATTGCCATAGATGAATTGAACTTTGAAGATGATGTTCTTGGTATGGACTATGGGTCTTGAACACGTGATCTGAATAGTTTCTAATGAATGAATCATTGTGAGATTATTTGATGAATTCTGTGTACGAATATATCGTAAAAATTGTTTATTTCTAGAAAATTCCTGATTTGCATCTATGTTTCGTGAAGGTACAAATAGTGAAGAGAACATGGGTAATCTTTTCTGTTGTGTACAAGTTGATCAATCCAAAGTAGCTGTAAAGGAAAAATTTGGTAGGTTTGTGGAGGTTCTTGAGCCAGGATGCCATTGCCTACCTTGGTTTCTTGGGCATCAGATTGCTGgtcatctctctcttcgttTGCAGCAACTGGACGTGCGCTGTGAGACCAAGACAAAGGTTTCTCAATTTTCATAAGTAGACTTAATCCATATAATAGTGGTCATTACATGTCTTATAAATGAATATCTAATACtttcattctccaaagttCTCTTACAAGCAAAAGATTTCCCATCTCATTTTGTCATCTAGGCTAGTGCCTCAGTTTATATGCATTTTTCACACATGAATCCAAGTAGAGGGAGCATATACTCTTTTCTAAATTTGTAAGTGTTCACATCAGTGCATGCTTAAGCCGAGCATGctaatgattaaaaaaaaaaaaaaattcaatatagAGCAATACTGGGAAAGGAATTTAGAtgaaaattttttatattaaaatatcttGCATTTTACTGTTTACTTAGTGCATGTTCTCTTCTCTATATGCGCCTCTTTAATACTTTGATTTATATGCTCTTTAGGACAACGTATTTGTCAACGTCGTTGCATCTATTCAATATCGTGCTCTGGCAGACAAAGCAGATGATGCCTTCTACAAACTCAGCAACACAAGGTCTCAAATCCAGGCCTATGTTTTTGATGGTATAAACTAAATATCCTTCTTAATGAATTAGAGATATGCAACTGTTTTTATACAAgtgtttttaagttttttccCATCACAAGTATTTTTCACTAATTGAGTttgcttttttcattttgttagtCATTAGAGCTAGTGTTCCAAAGCTCAACCTGGATGCTGCTTTTGAGCAAAAGAATGAAATTGCAAAAGCTGTGGAAGATGAGCTCGAGAAAGTAATGTGGCAAAACAGAAGTAATATAATGCTATGCACTCTAAATATAACTTGATTCCAACCATGTTACTCTTTCTCTGTTGCAGGCTATGTCTGCTTATGGTTATGAGATTGTACAAACGCTCATTGTTGACATAGAACCAGATGAGCATGTGAAACGGGCAATGAACGAAATCAATGCTGGTATAAGTCATATCTGTGATGATTATCATAGTCCTTTTAACTTGTGTTATTGTATAGCACTGGTGGTCTGTTcagtttcaattattttacCATTTCTTCTGTGTATTTTTCAGCTGCAAGAATGCGGGTGGCAGCTAATGAGAAGGCAGAGGCAGAGAAGATTTTGCAAATTAAGCGGGCTGAGGGTGAGGCCGAGTCCAAGTATCTCTCTGGGCTGGGTATAGCTCGCCAGCGTCAAGCGATTGTAGATGGTTTGAGAGACAGTGTGCTGGGCTTCTCTGTCAATGTTCCAGGGACTACTGCAAAGGATGTCATGGACATGGTCCTTGTGACTCAGTATTTTGACACCATGAAGGAAATTGGCGCTTCCTCTAAATCCTCTGCCGTGTTTATTCCCCATGGACCTGGTTCTGTCCGTGATGTAGCTTCTCAGATTCGTGATGGACTTCTTCAGGGTTCTCACCAGTAGTTCGGAACTTCTacaagtttttcatttcttatcGGCAAGTCGTTCTTTTGCTTCACCCCGAGGTGTTCTGTTTGCTATAGTTTTATTTCATGGTTACTTTAATTGTTCAATACTGCTACTGTATACTTGTGGTGAGCATGTAATGATCTTATAAAATGAGAGAATTCTTCGTACTTAAACTTGATTCTTGTACAGTTTCACCTTCTAAGTGTGTAGACGACTGAAAAGTGTATGAATTTCTTCACAAAAAAGAATCCTATTATTTCATTATCTTCCTCCAAATAAGCTTCACTGTATTATTCTATTAGATATCTGAAACATAGCTGCTATGGCCATTACTATATTTGGCCATATCATTTGGCAGAGTTAATCTTCTTAAATGTGATGGTAATTGGCCATGGATATGCGTGTAGCTAGACCCAAAGCAGGttcagaagaaacaaaagaaaaggaaaagaagtacAAGTTTCTACAGGAAAATGTATATGAAGCCAGCTACGTGGGTTCctagcctttttttttggagtcTATCCTGAACGTAATTAAAAGCGAAATTAAATAACCAAACATCTAATCCTCCTTGTATTAAGCATGGCTTTGGTTGGATTGGTGGAGTAATATTGGTAATGTGGTGGAGGATGTTCGTCGGTTAATGGTTGATCGAGAGGTGGCTGGAGTGTTCTATCAACACCGGAAAGGCAATGGGGTGGCACATGGCCTAGCCCAGCATGGATTGAGAGCGAGGTCTCGACATTTCTGGATAGACAGTGTTCCTCCTTGGCTAAGCATTCTGTTAGATAAGGATAGAACTATGGCGTAGATCtttgtttgcatttttgaGGTGCGgtggtactctttttccttgacTGGATTTTCCTCCATTGGAGGTTTTTGATGGCAAGGCTTTAATGAGGCCACACTAACGCCCTCCGTTCGTTTGTAAACTTTTATTGTTTGTCTGGTGCTAGTGATGAAtgaaattttctatttgatccaaaaaaaaaaaaaaaaaagcatggcGTTGGCATAACCCATAATCATCCTGAAATAGAGAGAAGATTTATTTCTATCATACAGTACTGAATTTCATcggattttatatatttttccctTCATTTTCTCCACTATTGACCTCATAAAAACTAatacaaatccaaaaataatcaGAACATGATAATAACAATTTGCAGCACCAGCAAAATTTGCTTCCAAATAGTGTTCCTTTAGAGCCTAACAGCCAGAGACAGTCCAATTTTTGGACTTTTGTTCATGCCTACAAAATCCACCTCTCCAGATATAGACATAAAGATCTTTTGCCAGAATCCTTGCTGTATAACAACACCAACGCTGCCGTGCGTGCTAACTCGAGCCTTCGCCAGCGTAGAGGGCAAAAATGCATGCCGGGCACCGACCGCGAGGGCAGTATCATTTGTTGAAAAGCTATGTTTCAACTCTGCTCCTAGGGCTGTGTTGGTCAGGGGGTTCACCATGTGGTACCATGAAGCTTTTAAAGTATCAAGCTTGTCCCTGCATAATTCAAAGTGTTATGTTCATGTCAACAAACTTATGCACTATTTCCTTTTCTCCAAGTTCTCACAGGATTGCTCACAAGGACAAGGAAACAGTAGCAAAGGCACTATTGAAGCTCAAACCAGCGTTGAAATTGTCAAATGCCCCCGTAGCTATGTCAACGGCAAGGTCAGCTCCAATGGTGAACAGAGAACTGCCTCCTATGCCTACCACACCAGAGAAGTTTGCAACTGGATCATATGTATTGGAAGAATTTCGTATCAGTCCCATTCCTCCAGCAATCCCAGCAAAAGGGTTTTCATATTGCAGCTCCACCTGTTACCACAATGATGTCTGTTGATCTTAGAGTGAGGCCTTGTGATTTATCACTCATCAAACTTattaatggtttcaaacaacAAGTTGAAAAGTAGCTCAGATGGAAAATTGATGGAAATTCTTACCCTGCCATAATCTGGTATGGTAAAACTGAAGAGGGTGCTGAGGCCAGGAGCAATCAGTTTAACTGCAGAAATCACAGAAACCAGCAAACCATGCTAAACTATGAGTCCCAGCTCAGTTTTATCATCACCATTGCTCAACAGTACTTGACAGATTTAATATTGTAATGTTGTGAAGAAGCAAAGATAAACAGATTTGAATTAACCTTTGCATGAAACATCACTGTTCCAGTTGAGGCTTCGATAATCAAACCGCACGGGCGGTTGATAAGCAAAATCTTTGTAGAGAAGATCTGATCAAAAGTAAGAGAACATGTATGAGTAGAGAAAgatcaaaagaaaaggatacaaagagagaagaagatggaTGTGTAGAGTGTCTAAAACCTCTGGCCTCCTTGCCAATGTTGAAGGAGGCACCTGGAGTGTGACTCATTTGTTGCTAAACCAACTGGGATCAAgcttaatttaaaaaatctttGATAAATTGGTAGAATGTATGATTATGGTGTATAAGGTGGCATGGGAATTTATTGAGAATTCAATTAGGATGGCACCaaagaaggaagaggaagtTTCCTTATTGTTGACAAACTGATACTAAACTAGGGAGTACAATGTGGGACGAGAGTGAAAATTCTCTGTGTTGGAGTTTTTCCCATGAAAGGTCGTAGTCACCTTGTTGATGCTTTAAGGATGCAGGACTTCAAATAGGCAAGGAATTCAATagctgaaaaggaaaaaaaaaaaaaaaaaaaaaaaaaaaaaggtggaaATTAACAATTATATTTGTAGTGTCAAGGGCTCAAGGTGATTATCTTCCTAGTGGGTTTTTAGATTGgggaattttcattttctgtgtTGTTTAGATGAGCATTCATCTTTTGGCCCTACCCTTTCTTTTGGCTTTGTTTATATCAAAACCAAACTAGGTAACATAATTTATGAATTCATTGCTATTTACATGGGAAATGAATCAGTGGTAGAATTATTTGAaagacacaaaaacaaaagtgccttgaaaattttgaagtatTTGCAATTCCGATTACAAAAGTCTAAATGGGAAGCAGCGGCCCGTTTCTTTGACTATAAGGCCTAGCTTTTGCCTGAGTTTTGCGGGATCCTTTTTATCTTGAGGGTTCTTTTTCTTGAgaaatttttgtatgtttCGAGTACACCAGCTAGTTGGTATACCACACAATACGCATGGGACAAGCTGGTGTACCCGAAACATACAAAAATCactcatttttcttctcctttttaaCATCATCAGCTCCATCCTCGTTATCTTTTTACCTTGTTCTGCTTCTCCTTCTTTAGTCTTCATGTTAATGTCCAGTAACAACggcacaaaataattataataataatgaaatacatatatttatccATGCTTAATATGAGGAGGAGAGAGTTTAATTAACAAATATAGAAACAAGCACATGATGAAATATGCGAATGCAATTTTATACGTTAGAAAGCAATTTCAGTGTTCATACTTTTCCGCGGCATCATCACAGAAAGCTCTGCACTGCCATCCAAATGTTCTTTTCAAGTCTACCAacactctttttttcttccccctcCCATTGCCTTTCTCTTATATCAAGGTTTCAATAGTGAGTCAATCAATTCAACAAACcacaaaaaaacagaacatgATGACAACTTGCCACTTTCCCCACTCACTTTTTCACTTTATTTTGAAGGACCTCTTTTTCAACTCAACACAGTTGTTTTCAtcccaatttcaaatttttgtcaCCCTCTGATTAATTTAGCACCTAAGTAACAAAATGTTGCCATATATTATATCTACTACTCTTCCTTCCCGCTTTCCCTCTACATTAACCGGTCCGACAAGCTTGGCAGCCTCCGGAAGAAGTTCAGGCTAGCCGGCGGCATGTGCTCTCGGAACATGGGGTGGCGCAGATAGTAAAATCCCAAGGCCACAGCAACCATTTTTGGTGGTACTGCATACAAAACCACAGTGATAGCTAGGCACACTCCAATGAACAGTTTTGTGGCTCTTGGGTCTCTCCAGCTCACCAATGCTTGGGCCCGCTCTCCCTGTGTCGCAAAATCACCCAAAACTGTTTGGACCCGGGCTGCCAACATCCGTAACCGATCATACCGAACCCGGATGACATCGGGTGGCCTTGAGCTTGGGATTGTATCAAACTCCTCATCAAGTTCATCCGGATCAACCGTATCCGCTTGAGACAGCCGGATATCCATCCCGGCTGGGATCTTGGGCCTGAACCGGTAATACCAAACACCAATTAAGAACACGTATAGAAACCCGGTTGGGACAATCAAATCCGGGTACCAAACAAGAACTAAATACAACACATGGACCAAAACTGTGGTAACCGGGTTTCTCCATCTTCTAATATCATCAGACCATTTTGCCAACCCGACCAACCATGCAAGCACAGCCACAATCCGAAACCAATTCGCTTTGCTTTTTCTCATGCTCCATGAATGCGAATCCGCATCCAACATGTACCGCACCACCTCGGACCCCAAAGGCGGCTCTGAGCGCCCGAGCCACGCTGACACCATGCGAGTGGCGGCACCGCGCAATGCCTCCTGTTGAGCCACCCCAAGGGGGCGGAGATAGTGCATTCTAGGAAGCAATGGTTGTCCGTAGACCGCGCATGTCTCGGGCAGCAACGACGGGCAGGCAAACCGAACCGCCAACTCGATTTCACCCATTTTCTTCAACCCAGTTCTCAACAGCACCAGCAGCGGGTATGAGTTCGTATACACCTTGTTGCTCTCCAGCGTAGATATACGTATTCGTATTTTTCCTATACGGCAGTCTGGTTTGTCCTCCCCCACGCCAGCAAACATGCGCCAGTTGTCAAACACTCCTATGGTGAGGACGGTGCAGGGGTCATAAACCTGCCACGTGTACTGCTCGTTCCAGCGCGGGTCAAAGCTATCGGTGATGGTCCGAGTCCGGACCCACTTTTTCCCGTACTTGGCCACACAGTAAGCGTCCGTGGAGCCTTTCCCACCTGATTTGGCTTTCATGGGAAGCAAGCCGCGAGCGCCGAGAATCCCCAGCTCCAAAATGCCTACAGCCGGCTTCCACAGCTGCTTAGCTGTGGGCCGAAAGTCACTGCACACGTGCGCCGCTTCGTCCAGCACGTGATACCCTCCCTCCAAGCAGAGCCGTAGATGGATTCTGCCGCAGTAGGGCTCGGTCCTGCGGCACTCCAGCTCGTTTC
This genomic interval carries:
- the LOC18776461 gene encoding hypersensitive-induced response protein 1; this translates as MGNLFCCVQVDQSKVAVKEKFGRFVEVLEPGCHCLPWFLGHQIAGHLSLRLQQLDVRCETKTKDNVFVNVVASIQYRALADKADDAFYKLSNTRSQIQAYVFDVIRASVPKLNLDAAFEQKNEIAKAVEDELEKAMSAYGYEIVQTLIVDIEPDEHVKRAMNEINAAARMRVAANEKAEAEKILQIKRAEGEAESKYLSGLGIARQRQAIVDGLRDSVLGFSVNVPGTTAKDVMDMVLVTQYFDTMKEIGASSKSSAVFIPHGPGSVRDVASQIRDGLLQGSHQ
- the LOC18776989 gene encoding uncharacterized protein LOC18776989 → MAASTATSSATCNIHGNLSHTSTFLSSKPHYHSISGRPCNSASKSRPLTIVSMAPQKKVNKLDGGWQKKWYGAGIFYEGAEEVEVDVFKKLEKQKVLSKVEKAGLLTKAEELGLTLTSIEKLGLLSKAEELGLLSLLEKAAGFSPSALASAALPILVAAVAAIVLIPDDSGALVAVQAVVAGTLGAGAAGLLVGSVVLDGLQEAD
- the LOC18776299 gene encoding mitochondrial outer membrane protein porin of 36 kDa, coding for MSHTPGASFNIGKEARDLLYKDFAYQPPVRFDYRSLNWNSDVSCKVKLIAPGLSTLFSFTIPDYGRVELQYENPFAGIAGGMGLIRNSSNTYDPVANFSGVVGIGGSSLFTIGADLAVDIATGAFDNFNAGLSFNSAFATVSLSLDKLDTLKASWYHMVNPLTNTALGAELKHSFSTNDTALAVGARHAFLPSTLAKARVSTHGSVGVVIQQGFWQKIFMSISGEVDFVGMNKSPKIGLSLAVRL